A portion of the Ailuropoda melanoleuca isolate Jingjing chromosome 18, ASM200744v2, whole genome shotgun sequence genome contains these proteins:
- the LOC100472558 gene encoding olfactory receptor 12D3, translating to MENFTTVNEFLLLGLTSVQELQPFFFVIFLVLYLISLVGNGAILVIVTLEPKLHSPMYFFLGNLSCLDICYSSVTLPKVLITLLSTRRTISFLGCITQLHFFHFLGCSEATLLAMMAFDRFMAICYPLRYTVIMSPQVCVLLAAVAWLTSFFYALMHSVMTARLSFCHSLKLNHFFCDVKPLLELACSNTLLNQWLLTIVTGSIAMGAFFLTLLSYLYVIGFLLFKHRSYRMLHKALSTCASHLMVVCLFYGPVGFTYIRPASATSMIQDRMVAVIYSAVTPVMNPLIYTLRNKEVRWALKKIFGRKFC from the coding sequence ATGGAGAACTTCACGACCGTGAATGAGTTTCTCTTACTTGGACTGACCAGTGTTCAGGAGCTGCAGCCcttcttctttgtgattttccTAGTCCTTTACTTGATAAGCTTGGTTGGAAATGGAGCTATATTGGTGATTGTTACTTTGGAGCCCAAACTCCACTCCCCTATGTATTTTTTCCTGGGAAACCTCTCTTGTCTGGATATCTGCTATTCTTCAGTGACGCTGCCCAAGGTGTTAATAACCCTCCTCTCCACTCGCAGGACCATATCTTTCCTAGGCTGCATCACGCAGCTACACTTCTTCCACTTTCTGGGCTGCTCGGAGGCCACCTTGCTGGCTATGATGGCCTTTGACCGATTCATGGCCATCTGCTACCCACTTCGCTACACTGTCATCATGAGCCCCCAGGTGTGCGTCCTCTTGGCAGCCGTGGCCTGGCTCACCAGCTTCTTTTATGCTCTGATGCATTCTGTCATGACCGCGCGCCTGAGCTTCTGCCATTCTCTGAAACTCAATCACTTCTTCTGCGATGTGAAGCCCCTCCTGGAGCTGGCCTGTAGTAACACACTGCTCAATCAGTGGCTTCTCACCATTGTCACAGGCAGCATTGCCATGGGCGCTTTCTTCCTGACTCTTCTCTCCTATCTCTATGTCATTGGCTTCCTTCTGTTCAAGCATCGGTCCTACAGAATGCTCCACAAGGCTCTGTCCACGTGTGCCTCCCACCTCATGGTGGTGTGTCTTTTCTATGGACCCGTGGGCTTCACATACATCCGTCCAGCCTCAGCCACCTCCATGATTCAGGACCGGATGGTGGCTGTTATCTACAGTGCAGTCACACCAGTGATGAACCCACTGATATACACTCTTAGGAATAAAGAAGTGAGGTGGGCCCTGAAGAAGATCTTTGGGAGGAAGTTTTGCTGA